The segment AACTCACCTCCACTGTGCCTCAGCCCTTTATAACCACACAGAGACCAACACTGGCACCAGAGCAGACTCCGCTTTCCACAGAGGTCCAAAGGAAAACGCCAGTTTCTGGGAGAGTTTTGGCTGTGGTGAGCCATGCAGGGATGTCTGCCAGTTCTTCTgcaccttccccagctcctgctgggctgtTCTCACAGACCAGCACGGGACAAAGCACCAGgccagctgaaaccagcaccagtgcaggagaaagaggagctgGTAAATCCCTGGGAACCAGCATGTCTCCATCAGCCGTGTTCAACACAAGGACACCACAGCCCCCCTCAGCAGCCCCGGGGAACAACTCCAGCCTGGCTTTAACTCCAGCCCAACCATCTGTGTCCACAGGCTCTGTTACTGCCCTGCAGGGACATCCCAAACCCACACAGGGCACggcccaggctgcagcagcagcagcagcagcagcagcagcagcagcagcagcagggactcctctccctgcagccgAGGGTGACGGAGTCGCTGCTTCACTCGAAGGCAAAGAGCGGCTTCACCTGCcaaccccagccctgcagcctgccCCAGACGGGGTGCTCAGCTCCTCAGGGGTGCTCTCTGCAGCGCTGGGGAAGGGTGAGGGGGCAGCAAGAGGAgaggcagtgcccagcaggcagctgcccaCTCAGGCACCCGTGTCTGCTGCACACCCAGCATCACCCAGACTCCCCCTGGAGGAGGTGTCCCCCCCGCTGGAGGAGCTATCCCACCCTTTGGAGGAGGTGTCCCCCCCTCTGGAGGAGGTGTCCCCCTCTCTGGAGGAGCTGTCCCACCCTCTGGAGGAGCTATCCCACCCTCTGGAGGAGGTGTCCCACCTTCTGGAGGAGGTGTCCCCCCCTCTGGAGGAGGTGTCCCCCTCTCTGGAGGAGCTATCCCACCCTCTGGAGGAGGTATCCCACCCTTTGGAGGAGCTATCCCACCCTCTGGAGGAGCTATCCCACCCTCTGGAGGAGGTGTCCCACCTTCTGGAGGAGGTGTCCCCCTCTCTGGAGGAGCTATCCCACCCTCTGGAGGAGGTATCCCACCCTTTGGAGGAGCTATCCCACCCTCTGGAGGAGCTATCCCACCCTCTGGAGGAGCTATCCCACCCTTTGGAGGAGGTGTCCCCCTCTCTGGAGGAGCTATCCCACCCTTTGGAGGAGGTGTCCCCCCCTCTGGAGGAGCTATCCCCCCCTCTGGAGGAGGTGTCTCCTCCTCTGGAGGAGGTGTCCCCCCCTCTGGAGGAGGTATCCCACCCTTTGGAGGAGGTATCCCACCCTCTGGAGGAGGTGTCCCCCCCTCTGGAGGACGCTGCCATGGAACAGGACTCTGCCcactccagccctggcactgctgccggGCCCCCCACACCGAGAGCAGTTTCTGTCCCTGCTAATAGGCTCGTTAATCAGGGCACTCATCAGCCCGCTGTCAATgaccctgagctgctcccagccagggaCCTCATCCAGGTCCCTCTGGCCCCAGAGAGCCCCTCGAATTCCCCTGGGAGCCTGGCAGCTCTGACACTCCCGGGGGATCCCTGGCTGGATGCTGCGGGCACTGActcagcccaggagctgctgctgagcacggagggggcagaggagggggGCACGACGAGGGAAGTGACAGACGGAGCAGCTGAAGGCTTGGGGACAGCGGTGACACTGGAGCCTGGAGCGCTGGGGAGCGACTCACACCAGAGGAGGGGGCTGCACTCGGATGTCACCGTGCTGGATGGGCAAGTACCCCTGGCTCCCTGCTTTGGgtgttgctgctgcagcctggatgggtttcattttattccctttttctccttttccccccttttccctttttccccagcCTTGCCATCGTGAGTGACTCCTGCGGCTCCGGGAACCACTCGGTGCGGCTGagcctgagccctgcaggggCCACAGCCCCCGAGATCCCTGGATCAGAGCCTTCCCAGGACACCTTCCTGGCTCTGGTGGCCCTGCAGAGCAAcagcagccaggccctgctccagATCCACTCGTGCTGCGTGAccccctctgccagccccggggctgcgggtgCCCAGTGCTGCCTCTTCCACAGGTGGGAATGGGAAAGATCTGCCTTCATTTAGGATTTATGGGAATACACCATCCTGCTCCCCCCAGGGGCTGTCACAGGTGTGCAGCATCCCCTTCCTGCTGGGGAGGCACATCCTAGGACAGAGCAGTGCAGGGATGCTTCTCCACGTCCCCATTGCTCCACCAGCATCTCTTCTGTCTGCTCGAGGCCAGGGGAACGGGAGGAT is part of the Corvus hawaiiensis isolate bCorHaw1 chromosome 25, bCorHaw1.pri.cur, whole genome shotgun sequence genome and harbors:
- the LOC125338270 gene encoding uncharacterized protein LOC125338270, with product MEQDSAHSSPGTAAGPPTPRAVSVPANRLVNQGTHQPAVNDPELLPARDLIQVPLAPESPSNSPGSLAALTLPGDPWLDAAGTDSAQELLLSTEGAEEGGTTREVTDGAAEGLGTAVTLEPGALGSDSHQRRGLHSDVTVLDGLAIVSDSCGSGNHSVRLSLSPAGATAPEIPGSEPSQDTFLALVALQSNSSQALLQIHSCCVTPSASPGAAGAQCCLFHRLPWECRHVQLLQGSGSRAASFSIQLFQMLNHSVAYLHCELRVCLPGQPGCEQDCLESVEPLPQPSDRTSYGNLHNLVSLGPVWRMNNRFLYKPVEGAGLAMLLPILLGSLTGFAVLGSAFMGLWLHHRQKAKPSRYPPFGEFHGL